The following are encoded in a window of Vigna unguiculata cultivar IT97K-499-35 chromosome 8, ASM411807v1, whole genome shotgun sequence genomic DNA:
- the LOC114194767 gene encoding tyrosine-protein phosphatase DSP1-like, whose translation MQVAAELQHTHHHQDTPMCRQIQLTITDHTLSHTTGDGASDKLDGEDLFVPPLNFSMVDNGIFRSGFPEPANFSFLQTLGLRSIIYLCPEPYPEANMEFLKSNGIKLYHFGIEGHKEPFVNIPEDTIREALKVVLDVRNHPVIIHCKRGKHRTGCLVGCYRKLQKWCLSSVFDEYQRFAAAKARVSDQRFVELFDISSMKHSPIPFSCLKR comes from the exons ATGCAAGTGGCGGCAGAACTTCAACACACCCATCACCACCAAGACACTCCGATGTGCCGTCAAATCCAGCTCACTATAACCGATCACACCCTCTCGCACACCACCGGGGATGGTGCCTCCGACAAGCTCGACGGGGAGGATCTCTTCGTTCCGCCTCTAAACTTCTCCATGGTTGATAATGGCATTTTCCGCTCTGGCTTCCCAGAACCTGCCAACTTCTCCTTCCTCCAAACCCTTGGCCTCCGCTCCATCAT ATATTTGTGTCCCGAGCCGTATCCGGAGGCCAACATGGAGTTCCTCAAGTCAAATGGGATCAAGCTTTATCATTTTGGGATCGAGGGTCATAAG GAACCTTTTGTGAACATCCCAGAGGACACAATCCGTGAAGCGCTGAAAGTTGTCCTTG ATGTCAGGAATCACCCGGTTATAATTCACTGTAAGCGGGGAAAG CACCGAACGGGTTGTTTAGTAGGATGCTATAGAAAATTGCAGAAGTGGTGCTTGTCATCTGTGTTTGATGAGTACCAGCGGTTTGCAGCTGCAAAAGCAAGAGTTTCAGATcagaggttcgtagagttgttTGATATTTCGAGCATGAAACATTCGCCTATACCCTTTTCATGTCTGAAGAGGTAA